In Mytilus edulis chromosome 13, xbMytEdul2.2, whole genome shotgun sequence, a single window of DNA contains:
- the LOC139502098 gene encoding patched domain-containing protein 3-like: MNCCYLKAGRRIGNLYSNYGKVISRNPIPTIILSVLLNTILGINIKWMQELDDYNTSYLPRNSQANMDAQKVKSFLTNIDFDNVFYHQLNGDEIYGDVVFSVDDNIIQKSYKKEISTFHKTALNIKVKSSDMKIHTIKDLCVKNNGKCFIQGSWYLEDYFWDDFEANNITYPYFKDQKGDIYMSNQQFGKVTVRNGVLKSAGSLRMTYYLKQDTAINKALSVQWSKQFVYELNQFKNSTIKLIVSNSETMATDISRNTMWDPPFYVVVFLAIVAFSFVATVSGNCLTQRGLLGIAGVLSTVISIIGAFGLCAVIGVEYVNMCSIMPFIILGIGLYNMFVLLSGLNRASVKGTVEERIGSAMGDTGVSITISSLTDITALLVGALMTDLTVIRSFCFFTGTAVFLCFVNQMTFVLACAVLHERRVAGSMHCITCQTVYTADQMKTAHYRNKLTIICCSGHEPEHSDDLLSYAEMLPAQTLPKGLLNIPVKVIILVLYLGYITFSIWGTTNLGVGSQLTDVLRQDSVSYEINNFEKENFGISTIVSFNIQGNLDYSQSDVHLKVDDMLKSPKTHILFDNKFEINWLKEFNNLYSNENFTEIEFIEKLHVFIEKNPMFKNDIVFDSNKTHVIFSRFYVMTIDLKSSSDQQLLFDESHMIARNSSLNVLPFSTQFVYFEQNESVLSKAILQIGLTFAACALVSFVLIFDPILILFLIFTVASIIVGVFSLMSVWNINLNLCTTVYVIICTGFSFSFVAYFCNSFIHSQRFDRQGKVNDAIIQTSGSIINSAISTLISIVILLFSQSEMYTTFFKIVLLVIVLNVFHTIFVLPVIFSLIGPIYDSMEMNSKQRASSRTPLFPSRSAATWSITSGGVHAFDNNFKRLKLVSEEKVN, from the exons atgaacTGTTGTTACCTAAAAGCTGGAAGACGAATTGGAAACCTGTATAGTAACTATGGAAAGGTCATTAGCAGAAATCCAATACCTACGATTATTTTATCAGTACTTCTGAATACCATTTTGGGAATAAATATCAAATGGATGCAAGAGCTAGATGATTATAATACATCTTATCTTCCGCGTAATAGTCAGGCAAATATGGATGCACAGAAAGTAAAATCCTTCTTAACTAATATCGATTTTGATAATGTGTTTTATCATCAGCTAAATGGTGATGAAATATATGGAGATGTGGTGTTCAGCGTGGATGACAATATTATTCAAAAGAGttacaaaaaagaaatatcaacATTCCATAAAACAGCTTTGAACATAAAAGTCAAGTCATCAGATATGAAAATTCATACTATTAAAGATTTGTGTGTCAAAAACAATGGCAAATGTTTCATCCAAGGTTCATGGTATCTTGAGGACTATTTCTGGGATGATTTTGAGGCAAATAACATAACGTATCCATACTTTAAAGATCAGAAAGGGGATATCTACATGAGTAATCAACAATTTGGAAAAGTTACAGTTCGAAATGGAGTACTTAAATCAGCAGGATCGCTTCGTATGACATACTATTTGAAACAGGACACGGCAATAAACAAGGCTTTATCAGTTCAATGGTCGAAACAATTTGTTTATGAACTAAATCAGTTTAAGAACAGTACAATTAAATTGATAGTATCTAACTCCGAAACAATGGCAACTGATATTAGTAGAAATACCATGTGGGATCCACCATTCTATGTCGTGGTATTTCTTGCGATTGTGGCGTTTTCATTTGTGGCTACTGTCAGCGGGAATTGTTTAACTCAACGAGGTCTACTTGGAATCGCGGGTGTTCTTTCAACTGTCATCTCCATAATTGGTGCATTTGGTTTATGTGCTGTTATAGGAGTGGAGTATGTAAACATGTGCAGTATTATGCCTTTTATAATccttg GTATCGGACTATACAACATGTTTGTTCTCCTTTCTGGACTTAACCGAGCTTCTGTAAAAGGTACAGTAGAGGAAAGAATCGGCAGTGCAATGGGAGATACCGGGGTCTCCATTACTATTTCTTCTCTGACAGATATTACAGCTTTGTTAGTAGGTGCATTGATGACAGATTTGACAGTCATTCgaagtttttgttttttcacaG gcaCGGcagtttttctatgttttgtcaacCAAATGACTTTTGTACTTGCATGTGCAGTTTTACACGAGAGACGAGTGGCGGGTAGCATGCATTGTATTACCTGTCAGACTGTCTATACTGCTGACCAGATGAAAACGGCTCATTATAgaaacaaattgacaataatcTGCTGTAGCGGACATGAACCTGAACATTCAGATGATCTTCTAAGTTATGCCGAAATGCTTCCCGCTCAAACACTCCCCAAAGGTTTACTAAACATACCCGTAAAGGTTATTATTCTCGTCCTTTACTTAGGGTATATTACATTTTCTATCTGGGGTACAACGAATCTTGGAGTAGGATCTCAATTAACCGATGTGCTTCGTCAAGATTCGGTTTCTTAtgaaattaacaattttgaaaagGAGAACTTTGGAATATCAACAATTGTATCGTTTAATATACAAGGTAACCTTGATTATAGCCAATCTGATGTACACCTGAAGGTAGATGATATGCTAAAATCTCCtaaaacacatattttgtttGACAACAAATTTGAAATCAATTGGCTTAAAGAATTTAATAACTTGTACTCAAACGAAAATTTTACTGAGATCGAATTTATTGAgaaactacatgtatttattgaaaaaaatccgATGTTCAAAAATGACATTGTTTTCGACAGTAACAAAACACATGTTATATTTTCAAGATTCTATGTGATGACGATTGATTTAAAAAGTTCAAGTGACCAACAGCTGCTGTTTGACGAATCGCACATGATAGCAAGAAACTCATCCCTTAATGTCCTACCGTTTAGCACtcaatttgtatattttgaacaaaacgaATCGGTTCTTTCCAAAGCTATATTACAAATTGGCCTCACTTTCGCAGCATGTGcattagtttcttttgtattgATATTCGAtccaatattgattttgtttctgATTTTTACTGTTGCATCGATCATAGTAGGAGTCTTCAGTCTGATGTCAGTCTGGAATATAAATCTAAATTTATGCACAACAGtttacgtcataatatgtacaGGATTTTCATTTAGCTTCGTTGCTTATTTCTGCAACTCTTTTATACATTCTCAAAGATTTGACAGGCAGGGTAAAGTTAATGATGCTATCATACAAACAAGCGGTTCGATTATTAATTCTGCAATTTCTACATTGATAAGTATTGTAATTCTACTTTTTTCCCAGTCCGAGATGTACACAACGTTTTTCAAAATTGTCTTGTTGGTTATCGTTTTAAATGTTTTCCATACAATTTTTGTTCTGCCAGTCATATTCTCGTTAATTGGACCAATATATGACAGTATGGAGATGAACTCCAAACAAAGAGCTTCATCTCGGACACCATTGTTCCCGTCTCGTTCTGCAGCCACGTGGTCTATCACATCCGGTGGTGTGCATGCTTTCGATAATAATTTTAAACGACTAAAGCTTGTTTCCGAAGAGAAGGTAAACTAA